Proteins co-encoded in one Dasypus novemcinctus isolate mDasNov1 chromosome 6, mDasNov1.1.hap2, whole genome shotgun sequence genomic window:
- the IFIT5 gene encoding interferon-induced protein with tetratricopeptide repeats 5 has product MSEIPEESLKAILLELECHFTWNLLKEDIDLFDVEDTIGQQLEFLTTKSRLALYNLLAYVKHLKGQNKDALKCLEQAEETIQQEHSDEEEVRSLVTWGNYAWVYYHMDQLEEAQRYIDKVDEVCKKLSSPSKYKLERPEIDCEKGWALLKFGGKYYQKAKGAFEKALEAEPDNPEFNIGYAITVYRLDDSDREGSIKSFSLGPLRKAVTLNPDDTYIKVFLALKLQDVHAEAEGEKYIEEILDQISSQPYVLRYAAKFYRRKNSWDKALELLKKALEVTPTSSFLHHQMGLCYRAQMIQIKKATRNRPKGKDKLKVDELITSAIFHFKAAMERDSMFAFAYTDLANMYAEGGHYRNAEDIFQKALHLENITDDHKHQIHYHYGRFQEFHRKAENTAIHHYLEALKVKDRSSLRTKLTSALKKLATKRLGHNASDVQSLSALGYVYKLEGEKRQAAEYYEKAQKMDPENAEFLTALCELRLSI; this is encoded by the exons ATGAG TGAAATTCCTGAGGAATCCTTGAAGGCTATCCTGTTGGAGTTAGAATGTCATTTCACATGGAATTTACTGAAGGAAGACATCGATCTGTTTGATGTGGAAGATACAATTGGGCAACAGCTGGAATTTCTTACCACAAAATCCAGACTTGCTCTTTATAATCTATTAGCCTATGTGAAACACCTAAAAGGCCAAAATAAAGATGCCCTAAAGTGCTTGgaacaagcagaagaaacaaTCCAGCAAGAACACTCGGACGAAGAAGAAGTACGAAGTCTGGTCACTTGGGGAAACTATGCCTGGGTGTATTACCACATGGACCAGCTCGAAGAAGCTCAGAGGTATATAGACAAGGTAGATGAGGTCTGCAAGAAATTGTCAAGTCCTTCTAAGTACAAGTTAGAGCGTCCTGAGATTGACTGTGAAAAAGGGTGGGCACTCTTGAAATTTGGCGGAAAGTATTACCAAAAGGCTAAAGGGGCTTTTGAGAAGGCTCTAGAAGCAGAACCTGACAATCCAGAATTTAACATTGGTTACGCCATCACAGTGTATCGGCTGGATGATTCTGACAGAGAAGGGTCTATAAAGAGTTTTTCTTTAGGCCCTCTGAGGAAAGCTGTTACCCTAAACCCAGATGACACCTATATTAAGGTTTTCCTAGCACTGAAGCTTCAAGATGTGCATGCAGAAGCTGAAGGAGAAAAGTATATTGAAGAAATCCTGGACCAGATATCATCCCAACCTTATGTCCTTCGTTATGCAGCCAAATTCTACAGGAGAAAAAACTCCTGGGACAAAGctcttgaacttttaaaaaaggcCTTAGAGGTGACACCAACCTCTTCTTTCTTGCATCACCAGATGGGACTTTGCTACAGGGCACAGATGATCCAAATCAAGAAAGCCACACGAAACAGGCCTAAAGGAAAGGATAAATTGAAGGTTGATGAGCTGATTACATCCGCTATATTTCATTTCAAAGCAGCTATGGAACGGGACTCAATGTTTGCATTTGCCTATACAGACCTGGCCAACATGTATGCTGAGGGAGGCCACTACAGAAATGCTGAAGACATTTTCCAGAAAGCCCTTCATCTGGAGAATATAACTGATGATCACAAGCATCAGATCCACTACCACTATGGCCGCTTTCAAGAATTTCACCGGAAAGCAGAAAATACCGCCATTCACCATTATTTAGAAGCCTTAAAGGTCAAAGACAGATCATCCCTACGCACTAAACTGACAAGTGCTCTGAAGAAATTAGCTACCAAGAGACTTGGTCACAATGCCTCAGATGTGCAGAGTTTAAGTGCCCTAGGGTATGTTTACAAGCTGGAGGGAGAAAAGAGGCAAGCTGCTGAGTACTATGAGAAAGCCCAGAAGATGGATCCAGAAAATGCAGAATTCCTTACTGCTCTCTGTGAGCTTCGACTTTCCATTTAA